Proteins encoded within one genomic window of Xylophilus sp. GOD-11R:
- the trxC gene encoding thioredoxin TrxC: MSDAQHIVCPHCHTTNRVAPDDRAEADCGRCHQPLFTGHPVALDQAAFDRHIGRNDIPVLVDFWAPWCGPCRQMAPAYEQAAGQLEPSVRLAKVDTEAVPALGARFGIRSIPTLALFKGGKEIARQAGAMGASDILRWVRSHGG, from the coding sequence ATGAGCGACGCGCAGCACATCGTCTGCCCGCACTGCCACACCACCAACCGCGTGGCGCCGGACGACCGCGCCGAGGCCGACTGCGGGCGCTGCCACCAGCCGCTGTTCACCGGGCATCCGGTGGCGCTCGACCAGGCCGCGTTCGACCGGCACATCGGCCGCAACGACATTCCGGTGTTGGTGGATTTCTGGGCGCCGTGGTGCGGCCCGTGCCGGCAAATGGCGCCGGCCTACGAGCAGGCAGCGGGTCAGCTGGAACCGTCGGTGCGGCTTGCCAAGGTCGACACCGAAGCGGTGCCGGCGCTCGGTGCGAGATTCGGCATTCGCAGCATTCCGACGCTGGCGCTGTTCAAGGGCGGCAAGGAGATTGCGCGGCAGGCCGGTGCCATGGGCGCGTCCGACATCCTGCGCTGGGTGCGCTCGCACGGCGGCTGA
- a CDS encoding cupin domain-containing protein, which yields MKNTVIAFCAGVVVTLAGVTAYECIEHVDRMPDPSEASIALPLTGYNAPEARVISGTPNFRGTVYATSADGKTISGIWAADGPSTFDWTYVGDEAVYIQEGLAKVTYQGRTFELKPGESAFFHVGTVATWEVPQHVRKSWTVHGANRLVRWWRSVTEAL from the coding sequence ATGAAAAACACCGTGATCGCCTTCTGTGCGGGCGTCGTCGTCACCCTCGCCGGGGTCACCGCCTACGAATGCATCGAGCACGTGGACCGCATGCCCGACCCGTCCGAAGCCTCCATCGCCCTGCCCCTGACCGGCTACAACGCGCCCGAAGCGCGCGTGATCAGCGGCACGCCGAACTTCCGAGGCACCGTTTACGCCACGTCGGCGGACGGCAAGACGATCTCCGGCATCTGGGCGGCCGATGGCCCGTCGACCTTCGACTGGACCTATGTGGGCGACGAAGCGGTGTACATCCAGGAAGGGCTGGCCAAGGTCACCTACCAGGGCCGCACCTTCGAATTGAAGCCGGGCGAAAGCGCTTTTTTCCACGTGGGCACGGTCGCTACCTGGGAGGTGCCGCAGCATGTGCGCAAGTCATGGACAGTACACGGCGCCAACCGCCTGGTGCGGTGGTGGCGCAGCGTCACCGAGGCGCTCTGA